In Malania oleifera isolate guangnan ecotype guangnan chromosome 8, ASM2987363v1, whole genome shotgun sequence, a single window of DNA contains:
- the LOC131161594 gene encoding filament-like plant protein 6 isoform X2, with the protein MDRRSWPWKKKSSDKAAAEKAVTASDSAGASLVSAGSQVDQDNYKKPNYVQISVEAYSHLSGLEDQVKTYEDQVNALEDQIKELDEQLSAAHSEMTTKDDLVKQHAKVAEEAVSGWEKAEAEALALKNHLESVTLSKLTAEDRASHLDGALKECMRQIRNLKDEHEQKLHDVLLMKTKQCEKIKLEFEAKLGNLEQEFLRSAAENDALSRTLQERSNMLIKLSEEKSQAEADIELLKSNIESFEKDINTLKYELHVVSKELEIRNEEKNMSMKSAEVANKQHLEGVKKIAKLEAECQRLRGLVRKKLPGPAALAQMKLEVENLGRDYGETRPKRSPARPSSPHFTPIPEFALENVQKCHKENEFLTERLLAMEEETKMLKEALAKRNSELQASRNTCAKTASKLQSLEAHLKINNQQKSPLKSNVQILTEGSSSQNASNPPSLTSLSEDGNDDEASCAGSWATALISELSQFRKEKNKENVNHLELMDDFLEMEKLACLSNDSNGAISISDNSNNKKYEIVNHDTSAEIGAHMDLQPAQQDDLDPLANLVSSDVDHSASTPESHTNQMPLEKLHSRISMVFESKDTDMGKILEDIKHIVQDAHDTLHQHSVSCVFKEIHCPDATCNREACPEDSGVTAEEEVSLFPDGKQGTESVHVISQELAAAISQIHDFVLYLGLLGKETMTLQATSLDGGLNQKVEEFSVTANKALDSKISLFDFVSQLSHVLAEASELSFNILGYKGIEADTNSSDCIDKVALPENKVVQKDSVGAQYSNGFEHISDSISNPEVPQDGNIIIGFESNASACKCSLDEFEKMKLEKENLASDLIRCTENLESTKSQLQEMEQLLADVKSQLASAQKLNGLAETQLKCMAESYKSLEMRAEESESEVNLLGVKTENLENELQEEKRSHQDALARCRDLQGQLKRNEGCSVADIDLKTKQEVFGWHIICKGIYEVWGEDVWSLWIADVEKRHRLSTCI; encoded by the exons ATGGACCGCAGGAGTTGGCCTTGGAAGAAGAAATCATCTGATAAGGCAGCGGCTGAGAAAGCAGTTACTGCATCAGACTCTGCTGGTGCTTCATTAGTCTCAGCTGGATCTCAGGTTGATCAG GATAACTACAAAAAACCAAACTATGTTCAAATATCTGTGGAGGCATATTCACATCTATCTGGGTTGGAGGATCAAGTAAAGACATATGAGGATCAAGTTAATGCGCTGGAGGATCAAATTAAAGAGTTGGATGAACAGCTGTCAGCAGCCCATTCAGAGATGACGACGAAAGATGACTTGGTGAAACAGCATGCGAAAGTTGCTGAAGAAGCTGTCTCAG GGTGGGAGAAAGCTGAAGCAGAAGCTTTGGCATTGAAAAATCATCTTGAATCTGTCACACTTTCAAAGCTCACTGCTGAAGATCGGGCATCCCATTTGGATGGTGCTCTCAAAGAGTGCATGCGGCAGATACGGAATTTGAAGGATGAACATGAACAAAAATTGCATGATGTTCTTCTTATGAAAACCAAGCAGTGTGAGAAGATTAAGCTTGAGTTTGAAGCAAAGCTGGGCAACTTGGAGCAGGAATTTCTTCGGTCAGCAGCTGAAAATGATGCCTTATCAAGGACATTGCAAGAGCGTTCTAACATGCTGATTAAGTTGAGTGAAGAAAAATCACAAGCTGAGGCAGATATTGAACTCTTGAAGAGCAATATTGAATCATTTGAAAAAGATATAAATACACTGAAGTACGAACTCCATGTAGTTTCTAAAGAGCTAGAAATCCGTAATGAAGAAAAGAATATGAGCATGAAGTCTGCTGAAGTAGCCAACAAGCAACATTTGGAAGGTGTCAAGAAAATAGCTAAATTAGAAGCAGAGTGCCAGAGATTGCGAGGTCTTGTGAGGAAGAAGTTACCTGGCCCTGCTGCATTGGCCCAAATGAAGCTAGAAGTTGAAAACTTAGGCCGAGATTATGGAGAAACTCGACCAAAGAGGTCTCCTGCGAGACCTTCTAGTCCACACTTCACCCCTATTCCTGAGTTTGCTCTTGAGAATGTACAGAAATGCCATAAAGAGAATGAATTTCTCACAGAACGACTGCTAGCAATGGAGGAAGAAACAAAGATGTTAAAAGAAGCTTTGGCAAAGCGTAACAGCGAATTGCAGGCTTCAAGGAATACTTGTGCGAAGACAGCTAGCAAGCTTCAAAGTCTGGAAGCACACCTGAAAATTAATAATCAACAAAAGAGTCCCCTCAAATCTAATGTTCAGATCCTCACTGAAGGTTCCTCAAGTCAAAATGCTAGCAATCCACCAAGCTTGACTTCCCTGTCTGAAGATGGAAATGATGATGAAGCAAGTTGTGCTGGGTCTTGGGCTACAGCATTGATATCCGAGCTCTCCCAATTCAGGAAGGAAAAGAACAAGGAGAATGTGAATCACTTGGAGCTCATGGATGACTTCCTGGAGATGGAGAAGTTGGCATGTTTATCAAACGATTCAAATGGAGCCATTTCCATTTCTGACAATTCaaataataagaaatatgaaATTGTAAACCATGACACTTCAGCAGAAATTGGAGCACATATGGATCTCCAGCCTGCACAGCAGGATGATTTGGATCCCTTGGCAAATCTGGTATCTTCTGATGTGGATCACTCGGCTTCTACACCTGAATCTCATACTAATCAAATGCCTTTGGAGAAGCTTCATTCTAGAATCTCTATGGTGTTTGAGTCCAAGGACACTGATATGGGAAAAATTTTGGAGGATATCAAACATATTGTGCAGGACGCACATGATACTTTGCATCAACATTCTGTAAGTTGTGTTTTTAAAGAAATACACTGTCCTGATGCTACGTGTAATAGGGAAGCTTGCCCTGAAGATTCTGGTGTGACAGCAGAGGAGGAGGTATCTTTGTTCCCAGATGGTAAACAGGGCACAGAATCTGTGCATGTCATAAGCCAAGAATTGGCAGCTGCCATTTCTCAGATTCATGACTTTGTCCTGTATCTGGGCCTTCTGGGGAAAGAAACTATGACACTCCAGGCGACATCTCTTGACGGTGGATTGAACCAAAAAGTTGAGGAATTTTCAGTCACTGCAAATAAAGCTCTAGATAGCAAaataagtttgtttgattttgttAGTCAACTTTCTCATGTTTTAGCCGAAGCCAGTGAACTCAGCTTTAATATCCTGGGCTACAAGGGTATAGAAGCAGACACCAATAGTTCTGATTGTATAGATAAGGTTGCTTTGCCTGAGAATAAAGTAGTTCAGAAGGACTCAGTGGGAGCGCAATATTCAAATGGTTTTGAGCACATTTCTGATTCCATTTCTAACCCTGAGGTGCCTCAGGATGGGAATATAATCATTGGCTTTGAATCAAATGCCTCGGCATGCAAATGCTCATTGGACGAGTTTGAAAAAATGAAATTAGAGAAAGAGAACTTGGCGTCAGATCTAATTAGATGTACTGAAAATCTTGAGAGTACTAAATCCCAATTACAAGAAATGGAACAGCTTCTAGCAGATGTCAAGTCACAATTAGCATCTGCTCAAAAGCTGAATGGGTTGGCTGAAACACAGCTCAAGTGTATGGCAGAGTCGTACAAATCACTTGAAATGCGTGCTGAAGAGTCAGAGTCTGAAGTGAATCTTTTGGGAGTTAAAacagaaaatttggaaaatgaacTTCAAGAAGAAAAGAGGAGTCATCAGGATGCTTTGGCCAGATGCAGGGATCTCCAGGGGCAATTAAAGAG GAATGAGGGATGTTCCGTGGCTGATATTGATCTCAAGACCAAACAG GAGGTATTTGGATGGCATATCATTTGCAAAGGGATTTACGAAGTTTGGGGGGAGGATGTGTGGAGCCTGTGGATTGCAGATGTGGAAAAGCGGCACAGACTATCAACTTGTATTTGA
- the LOC131161594 gene encoding filament-like plant protein 4 isoform X1, with amino-acid sequence MDRRSWPWKKKSSDKAAAEKAVTASDSAGASLVSAGSQVDQDNYKKPNYVQISVEAYSHLSGLEDQVKTYEDQVNALEDQIKELDEQLSAAHSEMTTKDDLVKQHAKVAEEAVSGWEKAEAEALALKNHLESVTLSKLTAEDRASHLDGALKECMRQIRNLKDEHEQKLHDVLLMKTKQCEKIKLEFEAKLGNLEQEFLRSAAENDALSRTLQERSNMLIKLSEEKSQAEADIELLKSNIESFEKDINTLKYELHVVSKELEIRNEEKNMSMKSAEVANKQHLEGVKKIAKLEAECQRLRGLVRKKLPGPAALAQMKLEVENLGRDYGETRPKRSPARPSSPHFTPIPEFALENVQKCHKENEFLTERLLAMEEETKMLKEALAKRNSELQASRNTCAKTASKLQSLEAHLKINNQQKSPLKSNVQILTEGSSSQNASNPPSLTSLSEDGNDDEASCAGSWATALISELSQFRKEKNKENVNHLELMDDFLEMEKLACLSNDSNGAISISDNSNNKKYEIVNHDTSAEIGAHMDLQPAQQDDLDPLANLVSSDVDHSASTPESHTNQMPLEKLHSRISMVFESKDTDMGKILEDIKHIVQDAHDTLHQHSVSCVFKEIHCPDATCNREACPEDSGVTAEEEVSLFPDGKQGTESVHVISQELAAAISQIHDFVLYLGLLGKETMTLQATSLDGGLNQKVEEFSVTANKALDSKISLFDFVSQLSHVLAEASELSFNILGYKGIEADTNSSDCIDKVALPENKVVQKDSVGAQYSNGFEHISDSISNPEVPQDGNIIIGFESNASACKCSLDEFEKMKLEKENLASDLIRCTENLESTKSQLQEMEQLLADVKSQLASAQKLNGLAETQLKCMAESYKSLEMRAEESESEVNLLGVKTENLENELQEEKRSHQDALARCRDLQGQLKRNEGCSVADIDLKTKQERELTAAAEKLAECQETIFLLGRQLKTLRPQPEQIGSPFSERRGEGFADDEPTTARSLNLQDYDRTELDFAASVNIQRMGSSESPMDLYNAPYSPSETEANLLRSPVSSKNPRHRPTKSGSSSSSSAPTPEKSRGFSRFFSSKVKNGPIN; translated from the exons ATGGACCGCAGGAGTTGGCCTTGGAAGAAGAAATCATCTGATAAGGCAGCGGCTGAGAAAGCAGTTACTGCATCAGACTCTGCTGGTGCTTCATTAGTCTCAGCTGGATCTCAGGTTGATCAG GATAACTACAAAAAACCAAACTATGTTCAAATATCTGTGGAGGCATATTCACATCTATCTGGGTTGGAGGATCAAGTAAAGACATATGAGGATCAAGTTAATGCGCTGGAGGATCAAATTAAAGAGTTGGATGAACAGCTGTCAGCAGCCCATTCAGAGATGACGACGAAAGATGACTTGGTGAAACAGCATGCGAAAGTTGCTGAAGAAGCTGTCTCAG GGTGGGAGAAAGCTGAAGCAGAAGCTTTGGCATTGAAAAATCATCTTGAATCTGTCACACTTTCAAAGCTCACTGCTGAAGATCGGGCATCCCATTTGGATGGTGCTCTCAAAGAGTGCATGCGGCAGATACGGAATTTGAAGGATGAACATGAACAAAAATTGCATGATGTTCTTCTTATGAAAACCAAGCAGTGTGAGAAGATTAAGCTTGAGTTTGAAGCAAAGCTGGGCAACTTGGAGCAGGAATTTCTTCGGTCAGCAGCTGAAAATGATGCCTTATCAAGGACATTGCAAGAGCGTTCTAACATGCTGATTAAGTTGAGTGAAGAAAAATCACAAGCTGAGGCAGATATTGAACTCTTGAAGAGCAATATTGAATCATTTGAAAAAGATATAAATACACTGAAGTACGAACTCCATGTAGTTTCTAAAGAGCTAGAAATCCGTAATGAAGAAAAGAATATGAGCATGAAGTCTGCTGAAGTAGCCAACAAGCAACATTTGGAAGGTGTCAAGAAAATAGCTAAATTAGAAGCAGAGTGCCAGAGATTGCGAGGTCTTGTGAGGAAGAAGTTACCTGGCCCTGCTGCATTGGCCCAAATGAAGCTAGAAGTTGAAAACTTAGGCCGAGATTATGGAGAAACTCGACCAAAGAGGTCTCCTGCGAGACCTTCTAGTCCACACTTCACCCCTATTCCTGAGTTTGCTCTTGAGAATGTACAGAAATGCCATAAAGAGAATGAATTTCTCACAGAACGACTGCTAGCAATGGAGGAAGAAACAAAGATGTTAAAAGAAGCTTTGGCAAAGCGTAACAGCGAATTGCAGGCTTCAAGGAATACTTGTGCGAAGACAGCTAGCAAGCTTCAAAGTCTGGAAGCACACCTGAAAATTAATAATCAACAAAAGAGTCCCCTCAAATCTAATGTTCAGATCCTCACTGAAGGTTCCTCAAGTCAAAATGCTAGCAATCCACCAAGCTTGACTTCCCTGTCTGAAGATGGAAATGATGATGAAGCAAGTTGTGCTGGGTCTTGGGCTACAGCATTGATATCCGAGCTCTCCCAATTCAGGAAGGAAAAGAACAAGGAGAATGTGAATCACTTGGAGCTCATGGATGACTTCCTGGAGATGGAGAAGTTGGCATGTTTATCAAACGATTCAAATGGAGCCATTTCCATTTCTGACAATTCaaataataagaaatatgaaATTGTAAACCATGACACTTCAGCAGAAATTGGAGCACATATGGATCTCCAGCCTGCACAGCAGGATGATTTGGATCCCTTGGCAAATCTGGTATCTTCTGATGTGGATCACTCGGCTTCTACACCTGAATCTCATACTAATCAAATGCCTTTGGAGAAGCTTCATTCTAGAATCTCTATGGTGTTTGAGTCCAAGGACACTGATATGGGAAAAATTTTGGAGGATATCAAACATATTGTGCAGGACGCACATGATACTTTGCATCAACATTCTGTAAGTTGTGTTTTTAAAGAAATACACTGTCCTGATGCTACGTGTAATAGGGAAGCTTGCCCTGAAGATTCTGGTGTGACAGCAGAGGAGGAGGTATCTTTGTTCCCAGATGGTAAACAGGGCACAGAATCTGTGCATGTCATAAGCCAAGAATTGGCAGCTGCCATTTCTCAGATTCATGACTTTGTCCTGTATCTGGGCCTTCTGGGGAAAGAAACTATGACACTCCAGGCGACATCTCTTGACGGTGGATTGAACCAAAAAGTTGAGGAATTTTCAGTCACTGCAAATAAAGCTCTAGATAGCAAaataagtttgtttgattttgttAGTCAACTTTCTCATGTTTTAGCCGAAGCCAGTGAACTCAGCTTTAATATCCTGGGCTACAAGGGTATAGAAGCAGACACCAATAGTTCTGATTGTATAGATAAGGTTGCTTTGCCTGAGAATAAAGTAGTTCAGAAGGACTCAGTGGGAGCGCAATATTCAAATGGTTTTGAGCACATTTCTGATTCCATTTCTAACCCTGAGGTGCCTCAGGATGGGAATATAATCATTGGCTTTGAATCAAATGCCTCGGCATGCAAATGCTCATTGGACGAGTTTGAAAAAATGAAATTAGAGAAAGAGAACTTGGCGTCAGATCTAATTAGATGTACTGAAAATCTTGAGAGTACTAAATCCCAATTACAAGAAATGGAACAGCTTCTAGCAGATGTCAAGTCACAATTAGCATCTGCTCAAAAGCTGAATGGGTTGGCTGAAACACAGCTCAAGTGTATGGCAGAGTCGTACAAATCACTTGAAATGCGTGCTGAAGAGTCAGAGTCTGAAGTGAATCTTTTGGGAGTTAAAacagaaaatttggaaaatgaacTTCAAGAAGAAAAGAGGAGTCATCAGGATGCTTTGGCCAGATGCAGGGATCTCCAGGGGCAATTAAAGAG GAATGAGGGATGTTCCGTGGCTGATATTGATCTCAAGACCAAACAG GAAAGAGAATTAACAGCTGCAGCAGAGAAGCTTGCAGAGTGTCAAGAAACAATCTTTCTTCTCGGCAGACAGTTGAAAACTTTGCGTCCTCAACCAGAACAAATTGGGTCTCCTTTCAGTGAGAGAAGAGGGGAAGGCTTTGCAGATGACGAACCAACTACTGCTAGAAGCCTAAACTTGCAAGACTATGATCGAACCGAGCTAGATTTTGCTGCTTCCGTAAATATACAGAGAATGGGCAGCAGTGAATCTCCAATGGACCTTTATAATGCCCCATATAGCCCATCCGAAACTGAAGCAAACCTTCTGAGATCCCCAGTCAGTTCAAAGAATCCAAGACACAGGCCTACCAAGTCTGGCTCTTCTTCCTCGTCTTCTGCTCCAACACCGGAAAAATCACGGGGTTTCAGCAGATTCTTTTCCTCAAAAGTAAAGAATGGCCCCATTAATTAG